The following proteins come from a genomic window of Pseudomonas putida:
- a CDS encoding TolC family protein, translating to MTPLRFTSGRILPAALIVLLPMLSAQAASLSLDDALQLAERNAPSLQARQEQVSAARHSIVPAGELPDPRLNLGVQNLPIEGSDRWSTNRDFMTMQVVGLSQEVPNRDKRKARVETARATVERADAEAVFERLKVRAATAQAWVAAYTVQRKLQQFDEFYKENRLLASAVRARLAGGGGSSADALAPSQEVAQLDEQKDLLMSQAAQARAALKRWVGQDVDAQAPAFPQWPVKAPEYLHALHAHPELAAYGAKTREAEAQVHQAVAEKKSDWGWQLDYQRRGPDFSNMVSVQVSFQLPLFTGSRQDPTIAARQAEVRQLEDEQEAALREHTERLESDLAEYQRLQRAVTRSRETLLPLAEDRVRLALADYRAGKSTLSEVLAARRQRVEARLQDIDLQGQLAATAARLHFAYGEVRA from the coding sequence ATGACTCCCCTACGTTTCACTTCAGGACGGATACTTCCGGCTGCCCTGATAGTCCTGCTACCGATGCTATCGGCGCAGGCGGCTTCGCTTTCTCTGGATGATGCGCTGCAATTGGCTGAGCGTAATGCGCCTTCACTTCAGGCACGCCAGGAGCAGGTGTCGGCGGCGCGTCACTCCATCGTGCCAGCGGGTGAACTACCCGATCCGCGGCTTAACCTCGGGGTACAGAATCTACCGATCGAGGGCAGCGATCGCTGGAGCACCAACCGAGACTTCATGACCATGCAAGTGGTCGGGCTTTCTCAAGAGGTGCCCAACCGCGACAAGCGCAAAGCACGGGTCGAGACAGCACGGGCCACAGTCGAACGCGCTGATGCCGAAGCTGTCTTCGAGCGTCTGAAGGTGCGCGCGGCGACGGCGCAGGCTTGGGTAGCCGCCTACACGGTGCAACGCAAGCTGCAACAGTTCGATGAGTTCTATAAGGAAAACCGCCTGCTGGCTTCCGCCGTGAGGGCTCGTCTGGCCGGCGGGGGCGGTTCGTCGGCCGATGCGCTTGCGCCGAGCCAGGAAGTAGCACAGCTGGATGAACAAAAGGACCTGCTAATGAGCCAGGCGGCCCAGGCAAGAGCGGCACTCAAGCGCTGGGTCGGACAGGACGTGGATGCACAAGCACCGGCTTTTCCGCAGTGGCCAGTGAAAGCACCGGAATACCTGCACGCCCTGCACGCGCATCCCGAACTGGCGGCCTACGGCGCCAAGACCCGTGAAGCCGAAGCACAGGTTCATCAGGCGGTCGCCGAGAAGAAGTCGGATTGGGGCTGGCAATTGGATTACCAACGTCGTGGTCCGGACTTTAGCAACATGGTCAGCGTGCAAGTCAGTTTCCAGTTGCCGCTGTTCACAGGCTCCCGCCAAGACCCAACGATCGCTGCGCGGCAAGCTGAGGTGCGCCAGCTGGAAGACGAGCAAGAGGCTGCGCTGCGTGAACATACCGAGCGGTTGGAGTCAGATCTGGCGGAATACCAGCGCCTGCAACGGGCAGTGACCCGTAGCCGCGAGACCCTATTGCCCCTCGCCGAGGACCGGGTTCGCCTGGCACTGGCGGACTACCGGGCGGGAAAGTCGACATTAAGTGAGGTTCTTGCGGCACGACGCCAGCGGGTCGAGGCCCGGCTACAGGATATCGACCTGCAAGGGCAGTTAGCCGCGACAGCGGCGCGCTTGCACTTCGCATATGGAGAGGTTCGGGCATGA
- a CDS encoding CusA/CzcA family heavy metal efflux RND transporter — MIAKLIRWSVGNRVLVLLATLFLVAWGVFSLRSLPIDALPDLSDVQVIIRTSYPGQAPQIVENQVTYPLTTTMLSVPGAKTVRGFSAFGDSFVYVLFEDGTDLYWARSRVLEYLSQVQSRLPASAKPVLGPDATGVGWIYQYALVDRSGGHDLAQLRSLQDWFLRFELKTLPDVAEVASIGGMVKQYQVVLDPLRMASLSITQGEVSDAIGKANKETGGGVLEQGEAEFMVRASGYLKTLNDFRAIPLRLATNGAPVTLGDVATVQLGPEARRGIGELDGQGEAVGGVVILRSGKNAREAIVHVKDKLEALRKSLPKGVEIVTTYDRSQLIDRAVDNLSHKLIEEFLVVALVCAAFLWHLRSSLVAIVSLPVGVLIALIVMRHQGINANIMSLGGIAIAIGAMVDAAVVMIENAHKRVEAWHARNPGMSLRGEQHWKVMTEAAVEVGPALFFSLMIITLSFIPVFTLQAQEGRLFAPLAFTKTYAMAAAAGLSVTLIPVLMGYWIRGPLPAEERNPLNRGLIRLYRPALEVVLRRPWMTLVGALAILFSSLWPLSQLGGEFLPPLDEGDLLYMPSALPGLSAQKASELLQRTDRLIRTVPEVASVFGKAGRAESATDPAPLEMFETIVRLKPKDQWRSGMTTEKLIEELDRTVRIPGLTNIWIPPIRNRIDMLATGIKSPIGVKVAGSDLTQIDRTTQDIERAAKTVPGVTSALAERLTGGRYIDLDIERQTASRYGLNIADVQAIVAGAIGGETIGETVEGLARYPISVRYPREWRDSVEALRQLPIYTAQGGQITLGTVAHVRITEGPPMLKSENARPSGWVYIDVRGRDLSSVVADLRQVVSREVKLDPGISLSYSGQFEYLERANARLAWVIPATLVIIFVLLYLTFGRLSEALLIMGTLPFALTGGVWLLYLMGFNLSVATGVGFIALAGVAAEFGVIMLIYLNNAWTERQSNSERTQLALLEAIREGAVQRIRPKAMTVAVIVAGLLPILWSDGTGSEVMSRIAVPMVGGMLSAPLLSLFIVPAAYWLVRRRNLAVTNNSKLGKV, encoded by the coding sequence ATGATCGCGAAACTGATTCGCTGGTCGGTGGGCAACCGAGTGCTGGTGCTGCTCGCCACACTGTTCCTGGTGGCCTGGGGCGTGTTCTCGCTGCGCAGCCTGCCGATCGACGCACTGCCGGACCTGTCGGACGTGCAAGTGATCATCCGTACCTCGTACCCAGGGCAGGCGCCACAGATCGTCGAAAACCAGGTCACCTACCCGCTGACAACCACCATGCTCTCGGTACCGGGGGCCAAGACCGTGCGCGGCTTCTCGGCCTTCGGTGACAGCTTTGTCTACGTGCTGTTCGAGGATGGCACCGACCTGTACTGGGCACGCTCGCGGGTACTGGAGTACCTGAGCCAGGTGCAGTCACGCTTGCCGGCGTCGGCAAAGCCGGTGCTCGGGCCGGACGCCACCGGCGTGGGTTGGATCTATCAGTACGCGTTGGTCGACCGCAGTGGCGGGCATGACTTGGCGCAATTGCGCAGCCTGCAAGACTGGTTCCTGCGCTTCGAGCTCAAGACCTTGCCGGATGTCGCTGAAGTGGCGAGCATCGGGGGCATGGTCAAGCAGTACCAGGTCGTGCTTGATCCATTGCGGATGGCCAGCCTGAGCATCACCCAAGGGGAGGTGTCGGACGCTATCGGAAAGGCCAACAAGGAAACCGGTGGCGGCGTGCTCGAACAAGGCGAAGCCGAGTTCATGGTGCGGGCGTCGGGGTACCTGAAGACGTTGAACGACTTCCGCGCCATTCCCCTGCGCCTGGCCACCAACGGTGCGCCGGTGACACTCGGCGATGTCGCCACGGTGCAACTTGGCCCAGAGGCGCGTCGGGGTATCGGTGAGCTGGATGGTCAGGGCGAGGCCGTTGGCGGTGTGGTGATTCTACGCAGTGGCAAAAACGCCCGGGAGGCCATCGTTCACGTCAAGGACAAGCTTGAAGCGCTGAGAAAGAGCCTGCCCAAGGGCGTGGAGATTGTCACGACCTATGATCGCAGTCAGCTGATAGACCGCGCAGTGGACAATCTCAGCCACAAGCTGATCGAAGAATTCCTCGTAGTCGCGCTGGTGTGTGCAGCGTTTCTCTGGCACCTGCGCTCGTCGCTTGTGGCAATCGTCTCGCTACCGGTAGGGGTACTGATCGCTCTGATTGTCATGCGCCATCAAGGCATCAACGCCAACATCATGTCGCTTGGCGGTATCGCTATCGCCATCGGTGCGATGGTCGATGCTGCCGTGGTGATGATCGAGAACGCGCACAAGCGAGTCGAAGCCTGGCATGCTCGCAACCCAGGGATGTCGCTGCGCGGAGAGCAGCACTGGAAAGTGATGACCGAGGCGGCGGTCGAGGTGGGGCCGGCGCTGTTCTTCAGCCTGATGATCATCACTTTGTCGTTCATACCGGTGTTCACCTTGCAGGCCCAGGAGGGACGACTGTTCGCCCCCCTGGCTTTCACCAAGACCTACGCCATGGCAGCCGCGGCAGGGCTGTCGGTGACCCTGATACCCGTGCTGATGGGTTACTGGATTCGCGGCCCTCTGCCAGCAGAGGAACGTAACCCGCTCAACCGTGGGCTGATCCGTCTGTATCGGCCTGCGTTGGAAGTGGTGCTGCGCCGGCCCTGGATGACACTGGTTGGCGCGCTGGCGATCTTGTTCAGCAGCCTGTGGCCATTGAGCCAGCTGGGTGGGGAATTCCTACCACCGCTGGACGAAGGTGACCTGCTGTACATGCCCTCGGCCCTGCCAGGCCTGTCGGCGCAAAAGGCCTCGGAGCTGCTGCAACGCACTGACCGGCTGATCCGTACCGTGCCCGAGGTCGCCAGCGTGTTCGGCAAGGCTGGCCGAGCGGAATCAGCGACCGACCCGGCGCCGCTGGAGATGTTCGAAACCATCGTGCGGCTCAAGCCGAAAGATCAGTGGCGTTCGGGCATGACCACCGAAAAGCTGATTGAGGAACTCGACCGTACGGTGCGGATACCGGGCCTGACCAACATCTGGATTCCACCGATCCGTAATCGTATCGACATGCTGGCCACCGGCATCAAGAGCCCGATCGGCGTGAAAGTGGCGGGCAGCGACCTGACGCAGATCGACCGTACGACCCAGGACATCGAGCGAGCCGCCAAAACCGTGCCCGGTGTGACCTCTGCGCTGGCCGAACGTTTGACCGGCGGCCGTTACATCGATCTCGACATCGAACGCCAGACTGCATCTCGATATGGCCTGAACATTGCCGACGTGCAGGCCATCGTTGCCGGTGCCATTGGTGGCGAGACCATCGGCGAGACGGTCGAGGGCCTGGCGCGCTACCCGATCAGCGTGCGCTACCCCCGCGAATGGCGCGACTCGGTCGAAGCCTTGCGCCAACTGCCGATCTACACCGCGCAAGGCGGCCAGATCACTCTTGGCACCGTGGCCCATGTGCGCATCACGGAAGGTCCGCCGATGCTCAAGAGCGAGAATGCCCGCCCATCCGGTTGGGTATACATCGACGTGCGAGGTCGTGATCTGTCCTCTGTGGTCGCCGACCTGCGCCAGGTGGTGAGTCGCGAGGTGAAGCTCGATCCTGGCATAAGCCTGAGCTATTCCGGCCAGTTCGAGTACCTGGAGCGCGCCAACGCCCGTCTGGCCTGGGTGATACCGGCGACACTGGTGATCATCTTCGTGCTGCTCTATCTGACATTCGGCCGCCTCAGCGAGGCGCTACTGATCATGGGCACTTTACCTTTTGCCCTTACCGGCGGCGTGTGGCTGCTGTACCTGATGGGCTTCAATTTGTCGGTGGCCACCGGCGTGGGCTTTATCGCCCTTGCTGGGGTCGCGGCGGAGTTCGGGGTGATTATGCTCATCTACCTGAACAACGCATGGACCGAGCGACAGTCCAATAGTGAGCGCACGCAACTGGCGCTACTGGAAGCGATCCGTGAGGGCGCGGTGCAACGCATCAGACCCAAGGCGATGACTGTGGCGGTGATCGTCGCAGGCCTGCTGCCAATTCTCTGGAGTGATGGTACCGGCAGCGAAGTAATGAGTCGCATCGCCGTGCCCATGGTGGGCGGCATGCTCTCTGCCCCCTTGCTCTCTCTTTTCATTGTTCCTGCGGCGTATTGGTTAGTCCGGCGCCGTAATCTCGCAGTAACTAATAATTCCAAACTAGGGAAGGTCTGA
- a CDS encoding heavy metal response regulator transcription factor has product MKLLVAEDEPKTGAYLQQGLAEAGFTVDRVLSGTDALQNALSESYDLLILDVMMPGLDGWEVLRMVRAAGKDVPVLFLTARDGVDDRVKGLELGADDYLIKPFAFSELLARVRTLLRRGTSASAQTTMKMADLEVDLLKRRATRSGKRIDLTAKEFSLLELLMRRRGEVLPKSLIASQVWDMNFDSDTNVIEVAIRRLRAKIDDDFAQKLIHTARGMGYMMDEPE; this is encoded by the coding sequence ATGAAATTACTCGTAGCTGAGGATGAGCCGAAAACGGGAGCCTACTTGCAGCAGGGCCTGGCAGAGGCAGGTTTCACCGTTGACCGAGTCCTCTCGGGTACCGACGCACTTCAAAATGCACTGAGTGAGAGCTACGACCTGTTGATCCTCGACGTCATGATGCCGGGCTTGGACGGGTGGGAAGTCCTGCGGATGGTTCGTGCTGCAGGTAAGGACGTCCCGGTCTTGTTCCTGACCGCTCGGGATGGCGTGGATGATCGAGTGAAAGGCCTTGAGCTGGGCGCCGATGACTATCTGATCAAGCCCTTCGCCTTCTCTGAATTGCTAGCTCGGGTACGAACATTACTACGCCGTGGAACCAGTGCCTCAGCCCAAACCACCATGAAGATGGCAGACCTTGAGGTAGACCTGCTCAAGCGCAGAGCCACCCGAAGCGGCAAGCGAATCGATCTGACTGCCAAAGAATTCTCTCTTCTTGAGCTGCTGATGCGCCGACGCGGCGAAGTGCTGCCCAAGTCCTTGATTGCTTCCCAGGTTTGGGACATGAACTTCGACAGCGACACGAACGTGATTGAAGTAGCAATCCGCCGCCTACGTGCAAAGATCGATGACGATTTCGCTCAAAAGCTCATTCATACCGCTCGTGGAATGGGTTACATGATGGATGAGCCGGAGTGA
- the ltrA gene encoding group II intron reverse transcriptase/maturase, producing the protein MPPVGVTVSLVAVMQKFPITETVTPSPGQKPRMMPDSAKVPAASATWTNAEPDTLMERVLAPANLRRAYQRVVSNKGAPGADGMTVADLAGYVKQYWPTLKARLLAGEYHPQAVRAVEIPKPQGGTRQLGIPTVVDRLIQQALQQQLTLLFDPLFSDYSYGFRPGKSAHQAVELARSHVAAGHRWCVELDLEKFFDRVNHDILMACLQRRVEDKRVLRLIRRYLEAGAMSGGIVSQRQEGTPQGGPLSPLLSNILLDELDRELERRGHRFVRYADDANIYVRSPRAGERVLASIERFLCHRLKLTVNRKKSQVAGAWKCDYLGYGMSRHQQPRLRVATMSLGRLRDRLRILLRSVRARKVATVIERINPVLRGWAGYFKLSQSKRPLEKLDGWVRHKLRCVIWRQWKRPSTRARNLMRLGLSEERACKSAFNGRGPWWNSGASHVNQALPKRLWDRFGLVSILDTINRLSRIT; encoded by the coding sequence ATGCCGCCAGTAGGCGTCACTGTCTCGTTGGTAGCCGTAATGCAGAAATTTCCCATAACGGAAACTGTCACCCCGAGTCCCGGCCAGAAGCCGAGGATGATGCCTGATAGTGCAAAGGTGCCGGCGGCGTCAGCGACGTGGACGAACGCGGAGCCGGACACGCTGATGGAGCGGGTGCTTGCACCGGCCAACCTCAGGCGTGCGTATCAACGCGTGGTTAGCAACAAGGGGGCTCCGGGTGCCGATGGCATGACGGTCGCTGACTTGGCGGGCTACGTGAAACAGTATTGGCCAACCCTCAAGGCCAGGTTGCTGGCCGGTGAATACCATCCCCAAGCAGTGCGAGCGGTTGAAATTCCCAAGCCGCAGGGCGGCACACGGCAACTGGGAATCCCCACCGTCGTGGATCGCCTGATCCAGCAAGCATTACAGCAACAACTCACGCTACTCTTCGATCCGCTGTTTTCGGACTACAGCTACGGTTTTCGTCCGGGCAAAAGCGCTCACCAAGCCGTTGAACTGGCCCGCTCCCATGTGGCGGCGGGGCATCGCTGGTGCGTGGAGCTTGATCTGGAAAAGTTCTTTGATCGGGTCAACCACGACATCCTGATGGCCTGCTTGCAGCGTCGCGTCGAAGACAAGCGAGTGCTTAGGCTCATCCGCCGCTACCTTGAAGCTGGGGCCATGTCGGGCGGTATCGTCAGCCAACGGCAAGAGGGGACACCGCAAGGCGGCCCACTCTCGCCGTTGCTGTCGAATATCCTTCTGGATGAGCTCGACCGCGAATTGGAACGGCGGGGTCATCGCTTCGTGCGCTACGCCGATGATGCGAACATTTATGTGCGCAGTCCTCGGGCGGGCGAGCGGGTGTTGGCCAGTATCGAGCGCTTCCTGTGCCATCGTTTGAAACTGACGGTGAACCGGAAGAAGAGCCAAGTAGCAGGGGCTTGGAAGTGTGACTACTTGGGTTACGGGATGAGCAGGCACCAGCAACCAAGGCTGCGTGTGGCAACGATGAGCCTGGGGCGCTTACGCGACCGACTCAGAATATTGCTACGCAGTGTAAGGGCCCGCAAAGTGGCGACTGTCATTGAGCGAATCAACCCTGTCCTACGAGGCTGGGCTGGCTACTTCAAGCTCAGCCAGAGCAAACGCCCACTTGAGAAATTGGATGGTTGGGTCAGGCATAAACTTCGCTGCGTCATCTGGCGTCAATGGAAACGGCCCTCAACGAGGGCGCGCAACCTGATGCGCCTGGGCCTGAGCGAAGAACGTGCCTGTAAATCGGCCTTTAATGGCCGAGGCCCGTGGTGGAACTCGGGAGCATCTCATGTGAATCAGGCGCTACCGAAGAGGCTATGGGATAGGTTCGGACTGGTCTCGATACTGGATACGATAAACCGGCTTAGCCGTATAACCTGA
- a CDS encoding heavy metal sensor histidine kinase: protein MLSQSSLVKRLTLMIMFAVISVLVVAGISVNMLSQHHFRMLDEQALSEKLESTRHILSIQTPGTRPEELREQLRALLGAHQDLTAEILTSDGCVLFSDLKTTLIPDRYKVAGKDNMWEWQDSSHNFRGVTSRVQIQGDPALGTVMLMLDVTSHAHFFETLQRWFSIGLVISALVSAALGWVVAKSGLRPVEQITKVATSMSARSLQERIPLEPVPLELQEMILSFNGMLARLEDAFIRLSNFSADIAHELRTPVSNLLTHTEVVLTKKRDVVAYEENLYSNLEELKRMSRMIDDMLFLAKADNGLIIPEQVDIKLEKLVAKLFDYYQLVAEDRGIQLNLRGEGVVSGDTLMIDRALSNILSNAMRYTPEGSSISVEIQETADTVTLTTRNGGGPIAPEHAKKIFDRFYRADPARREGGPSNAGLGLAITRSIVEAHNGRIWCASEDGETAFHIAFPTRTRPMNDRAQH, encoded by the coding sequence ATGTTATCCCAGTCCTCGCTGGTCAAGCGTCTGACCCTCATGATTATGTTCGCGGTCATTTCGGTACTGGTGGTCGCAGGCATCAGCGTCAACATGTTAAGCCAGCATCACTTCCGCATGCTTGATGAGCAGGCACTGTCCGAGAAACTGGAGTCGACAAGGCACATCCTGTCAATTCAAACACCAGGGACGAGGCCAGAGGAGCTGCGGGAACAACTGCGCGCGCTGCTGGGTGCGCACCAAGATCTGACGGCGGAAATTCTCACCTCGGATGGCTGCGTACTTTTCTCAGATCTCAAAACCACCCTAATCCCCGACCGATACAAGGTGGCGGGAAAGGACAATATGTGGGAGTGGCAAGACAGTTCCCATAATTTCCGTGGTGTAACCTCTCGCGTTCAGATCCAAGGCGATCCAGCCCTGGGTACCGTCATGCTGATGCTGGATGTCACTAGCCATGCTCACTTCTTTGAAACGCTGCAACGGTGGTTCAGTATCGGCTTGGTCATTAGCGCATTGGTCAGCGCGGCATTGGGGTGGGTGGTTGCAAAAAGTGGCTTGCGTCCCGTGGAGCAGATAACAAAGGTTGCGACGTCCATGTCCGCGAGATCACTCCAAGAGCGCATCCCTTTGGAGCCTGTGCCCCTTGAACTTCAGGAAATGATCTTGTCTTTCAACGGGATGCTTGCACGTCTGGAAGACGCATTCATTCGTCTATCCAATTTTTCGGCCGATATCGCACATGAGCTAAGAACGCCAGTGAGTAATTTACTGACGCACACCGAGGTAGTGCTTACCAAAAAACGTGATGTGGTGGCGTACGAGGAGAACCTGTACTCGAATCTAGAGGAACTGAAGCGAATGTCTCGAATGATCGATGACATGCTTTTCCTCGCCAAAGCCGACAATGGCCTCATCATTCCTGAGCAAGTTGATATCAAACTCGAAAAGCTAGTGGCTAAGCTCTTCGACTACTACCAATTGGTGGCTGAGGATCGGGGTATACAGCTAAACCTCCGAGGAGAGGGGGTTGTCTCTGGGGACACACTCATGATCGACCGTGCCCTTTCCAACATCTTGTCGAACGCTATGCGGTACACCCCTGAAGGAAGCTCAATCTCAGTAGAGATCCAGGAAACCGCTGACACCGTGACCCTCACTACTCGAAATGGGGGGGGGCCAATTGCTCCAGAGCATGCCAAGAAAATCTTTGACCGCTTCTACAGGGCCGATCCGGCAAGACGGGAAGGGGGGCCCAGCAATGCCGGACTCGGCCTTGCGATAACCCGTTCCATTGTCGAAGCACACAACGGACGGATATGGTGCGCTTCGGAGGACGGTGAGACTGCATTCCACATTGCATTTCCTACCAGGACGCGGCCGATGAATGATCGTGCCCAGCATTAA
- the ltrA gene encoding group II intron reverse transcriptase/maturase, with protein MPPVGVTVSLVAVMQKFPTTESVTPNPGQKPRVMPDSAKVPAASATWTNAEPDTLMERVLAPANLRRAYQRVVSNKGAPGADGMTVADLAGYVKQYWPTLKARLLAGEYHPQAVRAVEIPKPQGGTRQLGIPTVVDRLIQQALQQQLTLLFDPLFSDYSYGFRPGKSAHQAVELARSHVAAGHRWCVELDLEKFFDRVNHDILMACLQRRVEDKRVLRLIRRYLEAGAMSGGIVSQRQEGTPQGGPLSPLLSNILLDELDRELERRGHRFVRYADDANIYVRSPRAGERVLASIERFLCHRLKLTVNRKKSQVAGAWKCDYLGYGMSRHQQPRLRVATMSLGRLRDRLRILLRSVRARKVATVIERINPVLRGWAGYFKLSQSKRPLEKLDGWVRHKLRCVIWRQWKRPSTRARNLMRLGLSEERACKSAFNGRGPWWNSGASHVNQALPKRLWDRFGLVSILDTINRLSRIT; from the coding sequence ATGCCGCCAGTAGGCGTCACTGTCTCGTTGGTAGCCGTAATGCAGAAATTTCCTACAACGGAATCTGTCACTCCGAATCCCGGCCAGAAGCCGAGGGTGATGCCTGACAGTGCAAAGGTGCCGGCGGCGTCAGCGACGTGGACGAACGCGGAGCCGGACACGCTGATGGAGCGGGTGCTTGCACCGGCCAACCTCAGGCGTGCGTATCAACGCGTGGTTAGCAACAAGGGGGCTCCGGGTGCCGATGGCATGACGGTCGCTGACTTGGCGGGCTACGTGAAACAGTATTGGCCAACCCTCAAGGCCAGGTTGCTGGCCGGTGAATACCATCCCCAAGCAGTGCGAGCGGTTGAAATTCCCAAGCCGCAGGGCGGCACACGGCAACTGGGAATCCCCACCGTCGTGGATCGCCTGATCCAGCAAGCATTACAGCAACAACTCACGCTACTCTTCGATCCGCTGTTTTCGGACTACAGCTACGGTTTTCGTCCGGGCAAAAGCGCTCACCAAGCCGTTGAACTGGCCCGCTCCCATGTGGCGGCGGGGCATCGCTGGTGCGTGGAGCTTGATCTGGAAAAGTTCTTTGATCGGGTCAACCACGACATCCTGATGGCCTGCTTGCAGCGTCGCGTCGAAGACAAGCGAGTGCTTAGGCTCATCCGCCGCTACCTTGAAGCTGGGGCCATGTCGGGCGGTATCGTCAGCCAACGGCAAGAGGGGACACCGCAAGGCGGCCCACTCTCGCCGTTGCTGTCGAATATCCTTCTGGATGAGCTCGACCGCGAATTGGAACGGCGGGGTCATCGCTTCGTGCGCTACGCCGATGATGCGAACATTTATGTGCGCAGTCCTCGGGCGGGCGAGCGGGTGTTGGCCAGTATCGAGCGCTTCCTGTGCCATCGTTTGAAACTGACGGTGAACCGGAAGAAGAGCCAAGTAGCAGGGGCTTGGAAGTGTGACTACTTGGGTTACGGGATGAGCAGGCACCAGCAACCAAGGCTGCGTGTGGCAACGATGAGCCTGGGGCGCTTACGCGACCGACTCAGAATATTGCTACGCAGTGTAAGGGCCCGCAAAGTGGCGACTGTCATTGAGCGAATCAACCCTGTCCTGCGAGGCTGGGCTGGCTACTTCAAGCTCAGCCAGAGCAAACGCCCACTTGAGAAATTGGATGGTTGGGTCAGGCATAAACTTCGCTGCGTCATCTGGCGTCAATGGAAACGGCCCTCAACGAGGGCGCGCAACCTGATGCGCCTGGGCCTGAGCGAAGAACGTGCCTGTAAATCGGCCTTTAATGGCCGAGGCCCGTGGTGGAACTCGGGAGCATCTCATGTGAATCAGGCGCTACCGAAGAGGCTATGGGATAGGTTCGGACTGGTCTCGATACTGGATACGATAAACCGGCTTAGCCGTATAACCTGA
- a CDS encoding efflux RND transporter periplasmic adaptor subunit — MRPMSIGLVAALALAIGAGAGYWLAQQAQSGPAPTPEQRKALYWYDPMYPQQHFSEPGKSPFMDMPLVAKYADGTQDQAEPAVQITTGIQQNLGVRLATVAQGRLERTLQVSGVLAFDERDFSVLQARTAGFVERTYGRATGDVVAKGAPLADVLPPEWAGLQEEYLALRRLGDDELQAAARQRLLLAGMPAELIERVARIGKVQNLVTLLAPSAGVIQTLDLRPGMSVAPGATLARINGVANVWLEAAVPEAQAQGLREGQAVQAHLPAYPGEAVPGKLTALLADANPQSRTLRLRIELPNRDGRLRPGMSAQVALHPAGQIDTTLLVPAEAVIRTGKRDLVMLAEDQGRFRPVEVVLGQESGGQVAVLQGLQAGQRVVTSGQFLIDSEASLKGIEAMTAQESPPAQALPALHEADGRIVQIEGNQLTIAHGPFLTLGMPGMTMTFPVSDPTLIVGLKSGQRIRFGVRERDEGMVIEQINALESQP; from the coding sequence ATGAGACCTATGTCGATAGGATTGGTCGCAGCGCTCGCACTGGCCATAGGCGCTGGTGCGGGCTACTGGCTGGCTCAACAGGCCCAAAGTGGACCAGCGCCGACACCAGAACAACGCAAAGCGTTGTACTGGTATGACCCGATGTACCCTCAACAGCACTTCTCTGAGCCTGGTAAGTCACCTTTCATGGACATGCCATTGGTCGCCAAATATGCCGATGGCACACAGGATCAAGCAGAGCCTGCGGTACAGATCACTACGGGTATACAGCAGAACCTCGGCGTGCGGCTCGCGACAGTGGCCCAAGGCCGCCTCGAACGCACGCTGCAGGTCAGTGGTGTGCTGGCCTTCGACGAGCGAGATTTCAGCGTGCTGCAAGCACGGACCGCAGGATTCGTCGAACGCACCTATGGCCGAGCCACGGGCGATGTCGTGGCCAAGGGCGCACCGCTGGCCGATGTCTTGCCCCCTGAATGGGCAGGATTGCAGGAGGAATATCTGGCACTGCGGCGCTTGGGCGATGACGAACTGCAGGCCGCAGCCCGCCAACGCTTATTGTTGGCCGGAATGCCTGCCGAGCTCATCGAGCGGGTCGCGCGCATTGGCAAGGTACAGAACCTTGTCACGCTGCTAGCACCAAGCGCTGGGGTGATCCAAACGCTGGACCTGCGTCCGGGCATGAGCGTGGCGCCGGGGGCTACCCTGGCGCGGATCAATGGTGTGGCCAACGTCTGGCTCGAAGCCGCAGTGCCGGAGGCGCAGGCCCAGGGCCTGCGCGAGGGGCAGGCAGTGCAGGCGCATTTACCCGCCTATCCAGGTGAAGCCGTGCCGGGCAAGCTGACCGCTTTGCTTGCAGACGCCAACCCGCAAAGCCGTACTTTGCGCCTGCGTATTGAGCTACCCAATCGCGACGGCCGGCTGCGGCCGGGGATGTCCGCCCAGGTCGCCCTGCATCCAGCTGGGCAAATCGATACCACACTGCTAGTGCCCGCCGAAGCAGTCATCCGCACCGGCAAACGTGATCTGGTGATGCTGGCCGAAGACCAAGGTCGTTTCCGCCCAGTGGAAGTGGTGCTGGGTCAAGAGAGCGGCGGCCAGGTTGCCGTGCTGCAAGGACTGCAGGCAGGCCAGCGGGTGGTGACATCGGGTCAGTTCCTCATCGATTCCGAAGCCAGCCTCAAGGGCATTGAGGCCATGACCGCGCAGGAATCCCCACCTGCACAAGCACTGCCGGCACTGCATGAGGCAGACGGACGCATCGTGCAGATCGAGGGCAATCAGCTGACGATCGCTCACGGTCCCTTCCTCACCCTGGGCATGCCTGGCATGACCATGACCTTCCCCGTGTCTGATCCCACGCTGATTGTCGGGCTTAAGTCGGGCCAACGTATTCGCTTCGGAGTTCGCGAGCGGGATGAGGGCATGGTGATCGAGCAGATCAATGCGCTGGAGAGTCAACCATGA